Proteins encoded by one window of Aphidius gifuensis isolate YNYX2018 linkage group LG2, ASM1490517v1, whole genome shotgun sequence:
- the LOC122850264 gene encoding myb-like protein V — MDNSDSKDETLWRSIDSDSDNPDESNGTIFFDLPDDDQVYFDARKSSFRGDKTIGETGLLDAMRDLKIKSAIKLKPEQEKRLSIDNKVSINLENVMNIEDAPNEQDKNEKQAVEDVKSPCKIQENIQLEAKINSQTEAILLEEKKIIVAEEVTLDEPEQNLESEKISANIIEAEKIILTGSEKNSTAKEKIPVDENKICQQEKTPKAIVQDDVKQLDEAIKTADKIASVEKTKIHQKNLKQAESSLKKCNINLAQTKKILNDCPKVPLVFSSSMVKAMKPLLQQPSKKPSTIPITPKLLSSSRNRTVTKSIGALTQPKSQLTNNKPQCIIRKSMATSGSILKRQNSNITNTADKSTTTSIKKNPQKLNTTVSTITTTKDGMKLKEEKINNFSIPVTVNRKKRTEFVPFNFSSREKINKPKIIDDKKIDNTKINLSKENKSNNIMSSRINLQKKNQERRDIDEKIKKRQLESKKVHDDVVVKKIAEKKNEDIELRKKSIVKPTIMPNFKIPTGLRVKNNSTVSSCAIKNKRV, encoded by the coding sequence atggataATAGTGACTCAAAAGATGAAACACTTTGGCGATCAATTGATTCCGACTCTGATAATCCTGATGAGAGTAAtggaacaatattttttgatttacctGATGATGATCAGGTGTATTTTGATGCAAGAAAATCATCATTTCGTGGTGATAAAACAATTGGCGAAACTGGCTTGCTTGATGCAATgcgtgatttaaaaataaaatcagctATCAAATTAAAACCAGAGCAAGAAAAAcgtttatcaattgataataaagtttcaattaatttagaaaatgttATGAATATTGAAGATGCTCCAAAtgaacaagataaaaatgagAAACAAGCTGTTGAAGATGTTAAAAGCCCTTGTAAAATTCAAGAGAACATTCAGCTTgaagcaaaaataaattcccaGACTGAAGCAATTTtgttggaagaaaaaaaaataattgtagcTGAAGAAGTAACACTTGATGAACCAGAACAAAATTTagaaagtgaaaaaatatcagCTAATATTATTGAAGCTGAAAAAATAATCCTGACTGGatcagaaaaaaattctacagccaaagaaaaaattccaGTTGATGAGAATAAAATTTGTCAGCAAGAAAAAACACCAAAAGCCATTGTTCAAGATGATGTTAAGCAACTAGATGAAGCAATCAAGACAGCTGATAAAATTGCCAGTGTTGAAAAGAcaaaaatacatcaaaaaaatttaaaacaagcagaatcatctttaaaaaaatgtaatattaatttagcacaaacaaaaaaaattttaaatgattgtcCAAAAGTACCACTTGTATTTTCATCGAGTATGGTTAAAGCAATGAAACCATTGTTACAACAACCATCAAAAAAACCATCTACAATACCAATTACCCCAAAACTATTGAGCTCATCAAGAAATCGTACAGTCACCAAAAGTATTGGTGCTTTGACTCAGCCAAAAAGCCAACTGACCAACAACAAGCCACAATGTATCATCAGAAAATCAATGGCAACAAGTGgatcaatattaaaaagacaaaattcaaatataacaaACACAGCtgataaatcaacaacaacttcaattaaaaaaaatccacaaaaattaaatacaactgTTTCGACAATAACGACAACCAAAGATGGCATGAagttaaaagaagaaaaaattaataattttagtataCCAGTTACTGTTAATCGTAAAAAAAGAACAGAATTTGtgccatttaatttttcatcacgtgaaaaaattaataaacccaaaataattgatgataaaaaaattgataatacaaaaattaatttatcaaaagaaaataaatccaataatattatgtcatcaagaattaatttacaaaaaaaaaatcaagagagacgtgatattgatgaaaaaataaaaaaaagacaacttGAGTCTAAAAAGGTgcatgatgatgttgttgttaaaaaaattgctgaaaaaaaaaatgaagatattGAGTTGAGAAAGAAATCAATCGTCAAGCCAACAATTATgccaaattttaaaataccaacTGGTTtgagagtaaaaaataattcaacggTATCATCATgtgcaattaaaaataaaagagtttaa
- the LOC122850289 gene encoding DDRGK domain-containing protein 1 → MDINVLIGIAIGIIGLIIFVTIYSRKKTEKNDNQDVGGARGQPVRRAAGVRNARRRMQVRENVDDNSDNENDEIEDKIELPDGKLGAKKRAKLEAKAEKKQQREALEKEREEKKKKDKLLQEEADKLREKEKLDELKKEEEERKLREEKEKRDYEEYLKMKEAFSVEEEGFDEEIQDEKNLLNEFLEYIKYNKVVVLEDLAGHFHIKTTSVIERINSLQADGYLTGVIDDRGKFIYISQDELEAVAKFVKQRGRVSISELAESSNKLINLIPGHGKNIVEAN, encoded by the exons atggATATCAATGTGCTCATTGGCATTGCCATTGGTATCATTggattgataatatttgttaCAATTTATTCACGTAAAAAAACAG aaaaaaatgataatcagGATGTTGGAGGAGCTCGTGGTCAACCTGTTAGACGTGCAGCTGGAGTGAGAAATGCAAGACGTCGTATGCAAGTTCGTgaaaatgttgatgataattctgataatgaaaatgatgaaattgaggataaaattgaattaccaGATGGTAAATTAGGAGCTAAAAAACGTGCAAAACTTGAAGCtaaagctgaaaaaaaacaacaacgtGAAGCACTTGAAAAAGaacgtgaagaaaaaaaaaaaaaagataaattactCCAAGAAGAAGCTGATAAATTacgtgaaaaagaaaaacttgatgaattaaaaaaagaagaagaagaacgtAAATTAcgtgaagaaaaagaaaaacgtgattatgaagaatatttaaaaatgaaagaagCATTTAGTGTTGAAGAGGAAGGTTTTGATGAAGAAattcaagatgaaaaaaatttattaaatgaatttttagaatatatCAAGTACAATAAAGTTGTTGTACTTGAAGATTTAGCTGgacattttcatattaaaacaACAAGTGTCATTGAAAGAATTAATTCATTACAAGCTGATGGTTATTTAACTGGTGTTATTGATGATcgtggtaaatttatttacatatcaCAAGATGAACTTGAAGCTGTTGCTAAATTTGTCAAACAAAGAGGAAGAGTCAGCATCTCTGAACTTGCTGAAAGCTCAAATAaacttattaatttaattcctggacatggaaaaaatattgttgaagcaaattaa